The sequence below is a genomic window from Euwallacea similis isolate ESF13 chromosome 1, ESF131.1, whole genome shotgun sequence.
aataataattaaacgaACAAATACCAATACAATTAAAAAGCTGATTGCACGGAATCTATGGTACCGCTACTACACTGTGTGCACTGACACATTTAAAGACCTAGCAGCATTCCATCTCACTCCTGTTTTTGTTGCTACACAATCAAGAATGAGATAAAAAGTAATTCCAAACactcctaaaaaaattaaaactccgCTGTCCAAGTCAcatatgacaaaaaaatgtcattttccTCTTCCCCCGGAAAAACTTTAAACgtcaacaatatttttcctttagtctgcaataaaattatatttgaattttaatttattctgaaaCAGATCGTTATAATGGAAATCGATTACGGctttagtaataaattaccAATCTTTATCAAGCATTAAAAATGTAGTTCCAACAAGGTGTCAAGGTTTATTTAGACGAAATAAGCGGTGAATCTCGAATGCTGCAGATATAAATCGTTATTAGTTATTGTAATTCAAGGCTTCAAATATAagtataaacaataattttcactATTCAAATTTAGTACATTGTTGCAGAAATGTTTGTGCAGGTAATTAAGCCTTATTAGAATATGTCTCCTTAGTTGGCATTGAACCAAATGCAGTTATGGCTCCTCATAGGAAGGAATTCTATGGAATCATTCTTGTGGCTCTAGTCTGTTTACTCCTTATAGGTTTGTGATTACTTATTAGTTTATCAAATACGgaaatactaaatatttatCTCTTAGCCTTTAGTCAAAAGGAGTCATCACCAGTCATCAGATCAAGGCCTCCATCCTTTCAAGCAATAGAAATTGATGAGCCTGAGTCAATTTCAGATGAGCACATATCTattgatcaaattttaaagactCAAAGGTATAGACTGAGGAGAGAATTGTATAGCTATAAGCTGCCCGGCAATTTATCGCTGAGTAATTTTACATTAGACACCAAAGGGCAGCCTGTTAGAACTTTAATTGTTACTACTTGGAGGTCTGGATCTacatttttaggtattttaattCCTAGTAACAAACCATTGAATTATGAACgttttttggatatttcaaGGTGATATTTTGAATGCATTGCCTGGTAACTATTATCATTATGAACCTTTACTGGATTATGGAATTGTTCAAATAAGAGGGCCGCCTTATGCAGATTCTgctattaatgttttaaagaGTTTGCTCAACTGTGATTATACAGATTTACATAGGTAAGTAAATGTCtttatttcagatattttaacttttttatttttttgataatttttagatatttagaGTTTGGTATGTCCCATATATACTTATTTACACATAATAAGCGGCTATGGAGCCAATGTGAAGCATATCCAGATTACTGTTGGCAGCCGGAATTTTTGAATAggttttgtaaattgtttcCCTTTCAGTCCATGAAGACTGTCAGATTGAGGTTGAAACTCGCTGAAGAGTTATTAGAAGATAAACTGTATGAATtttataatgtaaaaaaaacttctctgttacttcttctaaattttagacttaacctaaaaataatattgttgaTAAGAGACCCTCGGGCCACTTTACAGTCCCGCAGGCACCGGGATTGGTGCCCGGGCGAACCTGACTGTGATCAACCGAGTTATCTTTGTTCAGACATGGTATCTGATTATAGTGCAGCTATTCGACTCATGCAACTTTACCCATCCCAGTTTaggtaaaaatttcacttctaataaaatacattACATTGCACTATTGCCTTGAATTCCAGGGCAATTCGCTATGAGGATCTCTCACTCAGTCCATATCAACTAACCCaggatatatttaaatttataggtCTTCCCCTACATCCTCAGGTAGATTCTTTTTGAGTctatttcttttccatttggagtaaagaataataaaatttaggtgAAGGATTTTCTGGCCTCACATACGACCGTGGATGTAGGAGGTGTATCCAGTACTTATCGAGATTCAAAAAATGCCCCATTTCAttggaaaaatgatttaaattatacGGAGGTTCAAGTGATTGAGGACACGTGCAGAGAGGCCATGAAACTGTGGGGTTACGTTAGGACGGAAagctcaaatttaaaagacTTTTTTCCCCTCACTAGCTACGATATTAAATAATAGACTCGCGAGTGCAATTGAGTAATAGAAACGAGGCAATTTAAGGCCTTACTCGGGCAATATTTCAGCTGTGacttttgattaatttagtaaattgTTTCTGCAACTTTTCAATATTCATTATTCAAGCCGTATCGTTTACAATAAGGTGTTTCGCGCCTTACTCACTCCTTGGGGAAATTGGCAACAAGGCCCTGTTCTTTTGTCACAAAATCCTCCAGCTATAGGTAGTAATTAGAGGCTAAGCAGTGTTGCCATATTGTGGCGTTTTTGTTTCAGTTGAAAATAAGATTGTTCAAGATATTGCAAAACcctttttaaaagttaaaaaagagTTTATATGaagagtttatttttttaagtttcagtGCTACTAGATTTTGCACTAAATCTCAATTCCCTCACACTTATTGACTTACCTATTCTGTCACGTTGAGCACTTTGAAGCTGCAATGTTTTATAATCTAAAAAGCTATCTAGTCATTTtagcattatttatttattttcaatttctttcttattTCAGGGTTTTCCCATTATATATGcatattgtaataattattaaagtttttattaatttatgttgGGAAGTGTTGATCAGTTATGTATATCCAGAAGATATTATTTCAAGATTTCATAGCTTTACGTAAGCGAAGTTTACAACATATTTTCATTCCAGTAAACGTATACTCTGAATTCTTTGATTCTCATTagttaattgattaatttttgaaagcatttattaaagttttattgtgcTATATCTTGCCGCTCCATAATTCAAATACATTGACCGTCATtccttaattta
It includes:
- the LOC136414785 gene encoding carbohydrate sulfotransferase 4-like, with product MAPHRKEFYGIILVALVCLLLIAFSQKESSPVIRSRPPSFQAIEIDEPESISDEHISIDQILKTQRYRLRRELYSYKLPGNLSLSNFTLDTKGQPVRTLIVTTWRSGSTFLGDILNALPGNYYHYEPLLDYGIVQIRGPPYADSAINVLKSLLNCDYTDLHRYLEFGMSHIYLFTHNKRLWSQCEAYPDYCWQPEFLNRFCKLFPFQSMKTVRLRLKLAEELLEDKLLNLKIILLIRDPRATLQSRRHRDWCPGEPDCDQPSYLCSDMVSDYSAAIRLMQLYPSQFRAIRYEDLSLSPYQLTQDIFKFIGLPLHPQVKDFLASHTTVDVGGVSSTYRDSKNAPFHWKNDLNYTEVQVIEDTCREAMKLWGYVRTESSNLKDFFPLTSYDIK